The Hyphococcus flavus genome contains a region encoding:
- a CDS encoding primosomal protein N' encodes MNISEPIGDEAAETGAVNSVSVLFPLPLPKAYDYICTGGETGGEAPLVGSFVLAPFGPREVVGVVWPSGGDPIEPEKLKPLVRVIDAPPLAGELIDFIAWASAYTMFPLGSILRMVMRVADAFEGPRMQTAFVGGGEAPARLTPQRKAVLDIACETPMTAAELSAAAGVSDGVVRGLADAGALTRVDVDPDPPFDPPDLHRSGHDLSDDQQFAADEIKTIIASGGHKAILIDGVTGSGKTEVYFEAAAEALRRDDNAQVLILLPEIALTLPFLTRVEERFGAAPAPWHSELTAAQRRRTWRRVAEGQARLVVGARSALFLPFANLKLIIVDEEHDNAYKQEDGVIYHARDLSVARGARAGFPVILASATPSLESVVNVDEGRYDAVGLPSRFAEAAMPEISLIDMREDAPEAGRWLSPRLVSAINDNISAHEQSLLFLNRRGYAPMTICRRCGHKMTAPGSDTMLVEHRFENRLVCHHTGFSMPKPPACPECNAVDALTPCGPGVERVAEEAKERWPAANIAVLSSDTVTGPRAMREVLDAMRDGAIDILIATQVAAKGHHFPNLTLVGVVDADLGLAGGDLRAGERTYQLLSQVTGRAGRAEKPGRALLQTYQPQAAVLKALATGDRDAFLAAEAEGRRSLGYPPYGRLASVTLRSRDEAALEKSARAMRAAAPLADDVEILGPARTPIYRLRGVARQRMLVKAGRNIHLQAYLSDWLERVKKTSVVRISVDINPYNFL; translated from the coding sequence ATGAATATCAGCGAGCCCATAGGGGACGAGGCGGCCGAAACGGGCGCTGTGAACAGCGTTAGCGTATTGTTTCCGCTGCCTTTGCCAAAGGCTTATGATTATATCTGCACGGGCGGCGAAACTGGCGGCGAAGCGCCTCTCGTTGGATCATTCGTCCTTGCGCCATTCGGTCCGCGAGAGGTGGTGGGGGTCGTGTGGCCGTCGGGCGGTGATCCTATAGAGCCTGAAAAGCTCAAACCGCTTGTGCGCGTTATCGATGCGCCGCCGCTGGCGGGCGAACTGATCGATTTCATCGCCTGGGCGTCGGCCTACACCATGTTTCCACTGGGCTCGATTTTGCGCATGGTCATGCGGGTGGCCGATGCATTCGAGGGCCCGCGCATGCAGACAGCGTTTGTTGGGGGCGGCGAAGCGCCGGCCCGGCTGACGCCGCAGAGAAAAGCGGTTCTCGACATTGCGTGCGAAACTCCGATGACCGCGGCGGAACTTTCGGCTGCGGCGGGCGTCAGCGATGGCGTCGTGCGCGGCCTTGCCGATGCGGGCGCGCTGACCCGTGTCGATGTCGATCCCGATCCGCCGTTCGATCCGCCGGATCTCCACCGCAGCGGCCATGACCTTTCAGACGATCAGCAATTCGCCGCGGACGAAATAAAAACAATCATCGCCAGCGGGGGGCACAAAGCGATCCTTATCGACGGCGTGACCGGTTCCGGCAAAACAGAAGTTTATTTCGAGGCGGCGGCGGAGGCGTTGCGCCGGGACGATAATGCGCAAGTGTTGATTTTGTTGCCTGAGATTGCGCTGACGTTGCCGTTTCTGACGCGCGTGGAGGAGCGTTTTGGTGCCGCGCCTGCGCCGTGGCATTCGGAATTGACCGCCGCCCAGCGCCGCCGCACCTGGCGGCGCGTAGCAGAAGGTCAGGCAAGGCTGGTGGTGGGTGCGCGCTCGGCGCTGTTTTTGCCGTTTGCAAACCTGAAACTGATTATCGTCGATGAAGAACACGACAACGCATACAAACAGGAAGACGGCGTTATCTATCACGCCCGCGATCTCAGCGTTGCGCGGGGCGCGAGGGCGGGGTTTCCGGTCATTCTCGCCTCAGCGACGCCGTCCCTTGAGAGCGTCGTTAATGTCGATGAGGGCCGCTATGACGCTGTCGGTTTGCCGTCGCGTTTCGCCGAGGCGGCCATGCCGGAAATTTCCCTGATCGACATGCGCGAGGATGCGCCTGAAGCCGGGCGGTGGTTGTCGCCGCGTCTCGTCAGCGCGATCAATGATAATATTTCAGCACACGAACAATCGTTGCTGTTTTTAAACAGGCGCGGTTATGCGCCCATGACCATCTGCCGGCGCTGTGGCCATAAGATGACGGCGCCGGGTTCCGACACCATGCTGGTGGAGCACCGTTTTGAAAACCGGCTTGTGTGTCACCACACTGGTTTTTCCATGCCGAAACCGCCAGCTTGTCCGGAATGCAACGCAGTCGACGCGCTGACCCCTTGCGGGCCGGGTGTGGAGCGTGTGGCGGAGGAGGCGAAAGAGCGCTGGCCCGCCGCCAATATCGCAGTGCTCTCGTCCGACACCGTGACCGGCCCGCGCGCCATGCGTGAGGTACTAGATGCAATGCGCGATGGCGCGATCGATATTCTCATCGCCACGCAAGTGGCCGCGAAGGGTCATCACTTCCCGAACCTGACGCTGGTTGGTGTTGTCGATGCGGACCTGGGCCTTGCCGGCGGCGACCTGCGCGCTGGCGAGCGCACATATCAGCTCTTGTCACAAGTGACGGGCCGCGCCGGACGCGCTGAAAAACCGGGTCGGGCGTTATTGCAGACCTATCAGCCGCAAGCGGCGGTCCTGAAAGCCTTGGCGACGGGCGACCGGGATGCGTTTCTCGCTGCGGAAGCAGAGGGAAGGCGATCCCTCGGCTATCCGCCCTATGGACGTCTTGCGTCGGTGACGCTGCGTTCCAGAGATGAGGCGGCGCTGGAAAAATCGGCGCGGGCCATGCGCGCGGCGGCGCCGTTGGCAGATGATGTTGAGATTCTGGGGCCTGCGCGCACTCCGATTTATCGGCTTCGCGGTGTTGCGCGCCAGCGCATGCTCGTTAAGGCGGGGCGTAATATTCATTTGCAGGCGTATTTGTCGGATTGGCTCGAACGGGTCAAAAAAACCTCGGTTGTTCGTATTTCTGTCGATATCAACCCTTATAACTTCCTTTAG